The nucleotide sequence CGATATGTTCTCTGCACTTGCCGCATGCAACCTCGCTTTCCTTTAGCTTCAACTTTTCCCAGCCCGGTGGCTACGACGCCCAAAACTTCAGCTTCCAAGGCGACGCATACTACGACTCCCAGTCTCAGACGATCGAGCTGACGAAAGCCGGCGGGAGTCCAAACATCCAGAACAGCGTAGGCCGGGCGTTGTATGCGCAGCCCGTGCCGCTGTGGGATGCCATCACCGGAGAGCTGGCCCGGTTCACCACCTCCTTCACCTTCGAAATCAAGGTAAACAGTGAACTCAGTGGCGATGGCATGACTTTCTTCCTTGGCCATTACCCTCCGACGAGCATTCCCGATCCCCTCGACAATGGCCGGAACCTCGGCCTCTTCAACAAAAGCGTCGGCACGGTGGCGACCGGCGACAACCGAGTCGTGGCGGTTGAGTTCGACACGTTCTTGAACGTTGAGTCCGACAACAGCGACAGCCACATGGGCATCGACGTCAACTCCATCATCTCCCGGGCGTACACCAACGTGGCCGTGCCTGGAAAGAACCTCACATCGAACCTCCCAATGACTTGCCACATCAGCTACAGCAATGACACAAAAATCCTTGCTGCTGTTCTCCAGATCGTCGACGTGACCTACCGTGTCAACACAAGTGTTGACCTGAGGCAGATGCTGCCTAGTGTGGTGGCCATTGGCTTCTCGGGTGCTACTGGCGTGGCTGTCGAGCAACACCAAATAATGTCCTGGTCATTCAACTCCACCTTGGATCCGTCGCCTCCACGGAGGAACCCCAAGATTCCGTGGAAACTACTAGTAGAGGCAACCGGACCAGTTACCATTTTTTTGGCGATTGTGTGCATCTTTGTCGGCGTCCGACGACGGCAACTATGCACGAGAAAGAAGCATTACAGAGCTCTCGCCAGAGGCCTTGAACATTTTGATTATCATAAGCTAGCACATGCAACCAACAAATTCTCACAGGAGAACAAGCTTGGGCAAGGAGGTTCCGCCTCTGTTTATCAGGGCCAACTGACAAATAGACATGTGGCCATAAAGAGATTCAGGCCAGTAGCATCCGGCGAAGGGAGGAAGGCGTTCGAGGACGAACTCAGGATTGCCAGCGGCCTGAGGCACAAGCACCTAGTCGAATTGATAGGCTGGTGCTACGATCGCAAGAGGAACCCGATTGAGTTCATATGCTGGTGGTGGGACGACAAGTACACACGTCTCTTTCTTGTGTATGAGCTTTTGCCACAAGGTAGCCTCGATCAACACCTACACAGGGGCAAAAGTTGGTTACCATGGTCCAAGAGGTACGCATTATAATTCCATCTCAAGAGAATTTACACCATTGCATGCAACTTCATTTTTTCTTGATACATAATGAATGGTTACATGCTTTTACAAGCAGGTATGAGATCATCCTCGACCTAGGCTCTGCACTGCAATACCTCCACGTAGATTGTGAGCAAGGCCAACAATGTATCGTGCACGGTGATATCAAGTCTAGCAATGTGCTCCTTGGGTCTTCATACGGTGCGAAGTTGGGTGACTTCGGCTTGGCAAGGTTTGTTCACCATGAAACTGGTTCACAGACCACAGATGTTCTGCAAGGCACTTATGGATATATAGACCCTGTGTTCCTTGACACCTGCCAACGGAACAGGCAGTCAGACATATACAGTTTTGGCATTGTCCTACTAGAGATGGTCTctggaagggatccaacaatgtgTCTCCATGATAGGCCTCCATTGTCATCATGGGTAAGGAGTTCGTACCATAGGAATGACATCCTGGACGCCGCAGATGAGAGGCTGATAAGCGGCGAGTCCAATGTCGCGCGTCAACAGATGGAGCACATGTTACTCATCGGGCTCTTGTGCGTGCATCAGGACCCGAGCATACGGCCGTCCATCACCCACACCATGGAAGCCCTGCGATCGGAGGAGCTGACATTGGACATTGTTCCCCTAGCACCGGTGACACTCTCGCTGCCATAGCCTTTGTAGTTCAGGATTTAGCCCAAAAATCAACAAAGTAATACCAGATACATGTATTCTTTTTTAGTTGATACCATAAATATATTCAATGGATACATATTAAGCCGGGATGTATTGGGAATAAGAATCGTGTGCTACAAAGTCGGATGTATGCATCAACTGATGACCCGCACAATTGAAAAGTGGCTAGATTTCCTTGATGCTAGTACAAATGCGTTTTTTATGTTTTATATGGTTTTTAATAAATATTTTAACCATTTTTTCCCATACTGTATGCTTGTATGAAACTATAAATTACAATATCTAGTAACAAAAATACAAAGGTGAACATATTTTCACGTGCTCCCATGTggatagtaaattcaaaaaatactaaaaacaaaaATAATATGAAATTTTGGGGTATCAAACTTGTCGATCATTTTACTCACGCACGAAGTTTCGTGAAGGAATGTCACCCGGGGTATGTGGTAGTTCAGAAACTTCATATGTGAGTAGACCAGTCGATTATGTATGTTTCAATGAAAGAATGCCACCTGGGAATCTTAGTATCCCTTCAAATAGTGCTTTGCTTTGATTTTGTCTGAAATTGTATTGATGTCATTTCTTCGTGAAACTTGATACACGATTATACCAGTCGACCATGTATGTTCCAAAAAGTTCAGTTTTTTAATATTAATTTTGTAGTATTTTCTCTTAAGAATTTACTATTCATAAAGGGTTCCCGTGGAGCCATGTTCCACAAATCCATGTCATAGTTTAGTTGACCAACTTAACTATAAACATAAACATACATTGCTTGTATACATAAATTGAGCCTCCTCTCTATCCACCAGCCCCCATATCAAACCATATAGTATAGTCACATTAATCAATCAGCATATTGTTTCtgtaaaattgaaaaaaaaacttagtTACACCTAGAATAAAAATCATTATTCATGAATGAATCCGCTAATAGTTAGACATCAAAGAAGGAGCACCTTGTATTTTTTGGCGGATCTTCACAAAAAATCAAATGATTGATATATAAACCTTATATTCTATTTATGAACATGTTTCATCATTTATTCTATTGTAATTATGTTATTCTATTAGTGGAATGTCATGCATTTAGATGATTCTGTGGCACGAACAACTGATTCATGTCTATTCCTAAATTCTGCTTTGTATGTACTCTACATGGAGTTCTGACTGGTTTATTGACCCGGCTCTTAAATATCATATAGCCAACACAAACGGCTTTTTTGCGAGGCTAGTGTATTATGGAGGGTTTTTTTGTCTGCATGAAACCACCCAAATTATGTAATAAGAAGTTGGATGGAGTTATTTTCAAGTTCGATTTTGAGAAAGCCAATGATAAGGTGTGTTGGTCAGTTCTACAACAAGAATGGTAGATGAAGGATTTCTCTTTGATTTGGAGAGAGCTGGCTTGATAACTTTGTTTAGAAAGTGTTTCCATTGAAGTAAATGACGATGCCGAACAATTTTTCAATCTAGGAAAGGGCTATGTCAAGGGGATCCTTTGTCACATATTATTTGTAATACAACTAATCATCAACCGGCGCATCAGTACAAGCTTGTTATTTTCTATGGCAATTAAATATACTAGTCATCATCCCGTGCATCTGCACGGGCTAGGGATTTTTACATAGTTTCAACATTATGGTGTTGTCCGAATATATAGTGCGGAAACAAACATTTGAAATCAAAATATTACAAAAGGTGTCATATATTTCAATATTTTTCCCTCATCAGTATCACATGATTCTTTGTTTCAAATAGAAAAGACAGTGACGTTTATATCAGCACCGAAGTTTTTTTATCAAACTTGGAATACGAACAATAAATCTCAATAGATTTGAAATAGTGACCATTATCTGAATTTGAATCAAACCATTGATTAATACGCAGAGTTTTAATGCTCCATTGCTTATTTCTTTAGTTTTACATTCCAATTCGTAAATGAAGAATATATACCATCAGGCTAATATATATTTGCAAGGAAGGATCACTTTGTTAACAAAATAGGTATATACAATTATAATAATTCTCATATAAAGGCAAGAAATAGAATAAAGTGTACACCTACTCATTTTTTTACTAAGTtggctttcttttttcttctcggaTGCATTTTGATTTGTAATCTATCAGGAAAAACACCAAAACAATTTAGTACAAAATTACTCACCAAAATAACAGTGTGAACTCATTTGCTCATGTAGAAGCATCTAAACTCATGGTTAACATTGCACGTATATGCATGCAATAATGTTGATGGGGTTGATGTAGTGGACGCTAGAGCCTTGCCGCTGGCATAGTGAAAGGAAAAATTCCATGACCAATTGATTCATATAGTCCTACAAATACTAACTTGGCCTGCTCAAAACAAAATGATTTCTTCTTTCAAACGCCGAGATTCTATCAATCAGTTTTATACATGTAACTAAAAAAATATTAGTAAAAAGGAGAACATCTTGCGAACTATCTCAAGAACACATCCTTAAGACGGTGAGGTTAAGCTCatcttgctgctgctgcttggaTGAACCATGCATGGAGGTGCTGCACGAACTTGAAGCTTTCAAGATTCAAAGGTTTGAGAGGAAGTGATCTAGGAGAAGCTGGATGGATCTTGTTTTTTTGTGGGGAAAGAGAGAGGGTCATGGATTTTCTTCACATAATCCAGCGTCAATGGAGCTTAGAAGTTTAGGATGGCATGGATGATGCAAATatgctgaggaggaggaagaggagcgctAGGGTTCTGTTGCTCGGCGGACGGGATTGACGGAGGAAGAAGTCTGCAATGCAAGGATTTTTTTTACTTTATTTGCTAAAAGAGTTGGACGTGGAACAACAGCCGAGTTTTTTTTGGCTTAAAGAGATAAATGTGGGACAACAGCCTAGGACTCTTAAACTAGCTTATCCAACGGCTGTAGATAAGAAAATATAAATCAGAAACAAAAAATTATCATGAGATTGATACAACTGAAAGTTGAGGATCGTTTGGTTTCAGATGCATCTAATAGATGA is from Triticum aestivum cultivar Chinese Spring chromosome 3A, IWGSC CS RefSeq v2.1, whole genome shotgun sequence and encodes:
- the LOC123057244 gene encoding L-type lectin-domain containing receptor kinase IX.1-like, which codes for MSAVSFPHGIQIFMLLYYSICSLHLPHATSLSFSFNFSQPGGYDAQNFSFQGDAYYDSQSQTIELTKAGGSPNIQNSVGRALYAQPVPLWDAITGELARFTTSFTFEIKVNSELSGDGMTFFLGHYPPTSIPDPLDNGRNLGLFNKSVGTVATGDNRVVAVEFDTFLNVESDNSDSHMGIDVNSIISRAYTNVAVPGKNLTSNLPMTCHISYSNDTKILAAVLQIVDVTYRVNTSVDLRQMLPSVVAIGFSGATGVAVEQHQIMSWSFNSTLDPSPPRRNPKIPWKLLVEATGPVTIFLAIVCIFVGVRRRQLCTRKKHYRALARGLEHFDYHKLAHATNKFSQENKLGQGGSASVYQGQLTNRHVAIKRFRPVASGEGRKAFEDELRIASGLRHKHLVELIGWCYDRKRNPIEFICWWWDDKYTRLFLVYELLPQGSLDQHLHRGKSWLPWSKRYEIILDLGSALQYLHVDCEQGQQCIVHGDIKSSNVLLGSSYGAKLGDFGLARFVHHETGSQTTDVLQGTYGYIDPVFLDTCQRNRQSDIYSFGIVLLEMVSGRDPTMCLHDRPPLSSWVRSSYHRNDILDAADERLISGESNVARQQMEHMLLIGLLCVHQDPSIRPSITHTMEALRSEELTLDIVPLAPVTLSLP